From a region of the Primulina eburnea isolate SZY01 chromosome 7, ASM2296580v1, whole genome shotgun sequence genome:
- the LOC140837352 gene encoding probable prolyl 4-hydroxylase 3, with translation MAKGRGSRHQRKRSTVVLVLSMLLMLSVVLIMLLGLGILSLPIGSDGDSPLVADHIKFKRLTIEMGRDEWGGLGKRGEQWTEVLSWEPRASIYHNFLSKEECEYLINFARPHMKKSTVVDSKTGKSKDSRVRTSSGMFLRRGQDKIIRTIEKRIADYTFIPAEHGEGLQVLHYEVGQKYEPHYDYFLDEFNTKNGGQRIATVLMYLSDVEDGGETIFPAAKGNFSAVPGWNEMSECARRGLAVKPKMGDALLFWSMRPDATLDPSSLHGGCPVIKGNKWSTTKWMHVDEYKT, from the exons ATGGCCAAGGGGAGGGGCAGTCGGCATCAGAGGAAGCGATCTACGGTGGTTTTGGTGCTTTCTATGCTATTAATGCTGTCTGTGGTGTTAATAATGCTGCTGGGCCTCGGAATTTTGTCTCTCCCCATCGGTTCCGACGGAGACTCCCCGCTCGTCGCCGATCATATCAAATTTAAGCGCCTGACGATAGAAAT GGGAAGAGATGAGTGGGGAGGATTAGGCAAGAGAGGAGAACAGTGGACGGAGGTTCTTTCTTGGGAGCCCAGGGCTTCCATCTATCATAATTTCTTG AGTAAAGAGGAATGTGAGTACCTGATAAATTTTGCAAGACCTCACATGAAAAAGTCAACAGTTGTCGATAGCAAGACTGGCAAAAGTAAAGATAGCAG GGTTCGTACAAGCTCTGGAATGTTTTTGAGGAGAGGGCAagataaaatcatcagaactaTTGAAAAAAGAATAGCAGATTACACATTCATCCCTGCAG AACATGGAGAAGGTCTACAAGTTCTGCACTATGAAGTTGGACAAAAATATGAACCTCATTATGATTACTTTCTCGATGAATTCAATACAAAAAATGGGGGTCAGCGGATAGCCACTGTTCTTATGTATTT GTCAGATGTTGAAGATGGGGGTGAGACAATTTTTCCTGCTGCAAAGGGCAATTTCAGTGCTGTACCAGGATGGAATGAGATGTCAGAATGTGCTCGGAGAGGCCTTGCCGTGAAACCAAAAATGGGTGATGCATTGCTTTTCTGGAGTATGCGCCCCGATGCCACTTTAGATCCATCAAGCTTGCATG GAGGTTGCCCTGTTATCAAAGGGAATAAGTGGTCAACTACGAAGTGGATGCATGTTGATGAGTACAAGACCTAG
- the LOC140837354 gene encoding uncharacterized protein isoform X3 — protein MLSGSGLPRGVRGCPFSLLQRRNCNQTPPVPQSTARALDMLIRSSKENLKLSGSVTWIHQGQNFLIVIVNWRHGKLKPYAVVWIDSKNKCSSRVDDEGDTSPYWDQKLTIPFDSSIEDSTLYIDIVHADADEGTKPLIGSAKLHLRDVVDDVDFGYPADRKLELKRLRPSGRPHGKLEVKVSVREPRYRPAPDPYQPPPYGVPPPGSRDFAPAPPYGNPFE, from the exons ATGCTTAGTGGCAGTGGTCTGCCCCGAGGAGTTCGAGGCTGTCCGTTCTCTCTGCTCCAGCGGCGGAACTGCAATCAAACGCCGCCAGTGCCACAGAGCACAGCTCGAGCTCTCGACATGCTTATCCGCTCATCAAAAGAAAACTTAAAACTATCTGGTTCTGTAACTTGGATCCATCAAGGCCAGAATTTTCTCATTGTTATTGTCAACTGGCGACACGGAAAGCTCAAGCCGTACGCCGTCGTGTGGATCGATTCCAAGAACAAGTGCTCCTCCCGCGTGGACGACGAAGGAGACACCTCTCCCTACTGGGATCAGAAGCTCACCATCCCCTTCGACTCATCCATAGAGGACTCCACCCTCTACATAGACATCGTCCACGCCGACGCCGATGAGGGTACCAAGCCTCTCATCGGCTCCGCCAAGCTGCACCTCCGCGACGTCGTCGATGATGTCGATTTTGGTTACCCGGCAGATCGGAAGCTCGAGCTGAAGCGCCTGCGCCCATCCGGCCGGCCACATGGTAAGCTTGAGGTCAAAGTCAGCGTACGCGAACCACGCTACCGTCCGGCACCGGATCCTTATCAGCCGCCGCCGTACGGCGTGCCTCCGCCCGGGTCGAGGGACTTCGCACCCGCACCACCATATGGAAATCCATTCG AGTAA
- the LOC140837354 gene encoding probable prolyl 4-hydroxylase 3 isoform X1, whose translation MYWQSKEECEYLINFARPHMKKSTVVDSKTGKSKDSRVRTSSGMFLRRGQDKIIRTIEKRIADYTFIPAEHGEGLQVLHYEVGQKYEPHYDYFLDEFNTKNGGQRIATVLMYLSDVEDGGETIFPAAKGNFSAVPGWNEMSECARRGLAVKPKMGDALLFWSMRPDATLDPSSLHGGCPVIKGNKWSTTKWMHVDEYKT comes from the exons ATGTATTGGCAGAGTAAAGAGGAATGTGAGTACCTGATAAATTTTGCAAGACCTCACATGAAAAAGTCAACAGTTGTCGATAGCAAGACTGGCAAAAGTAAAGATAGCAG GGTTCGTACAAGCTCTGGAATGTTTTTGAGGAGAGGGCAagataaaatcatcagaactaTTGAAAAAAGAATAGCAGATTACACATTCATCCCTGCAG AACATGGAGAAGGTCTACAAGTTCTGCACTATGAAGTTGGACAAAAATATGAACCTCATTATGATTACTTTCTCGATGAATTCAATACAAAAAATGGGGGTCAGCGGATAGCCACTGTTCTTATGTATTT GTCAGATGTTGAAGATGGGGGTGAGACAATTTTTCCTGCTGCAAAGGGCAATTTCAGTGCTGTACCAGGATGGAATGAGATGTCAGAATGTGCTCGGAGAGGCCTTGCCGTGAAACCAAAAATGGGTGATGCATTGCTTTTCTGGAGTATGCGCCCCGATGCCACTTTAGATCCATCAAGCTTGCATG GAGGTTGCCCTGTTATCAAAGGGAATAAGTGGTCAACTACGAAGTGGATGCATGTTGATGAGTACAAGACCTAG
- the LOC140837354 gene encoding probable prolyl 4-hydroxylase 3 isoform X2: protein MKKSTVVDSKTGKSKDSRVRTSSGMFLRRGQDKIIRTIEKRIADYTFIPAEHGEGLQVLHYEVGQKYEPHYDYFLDEFNTKNGGQRIATVLMYLSDVEDGGETIFPAAKGNFSAVPGWNEMSECARRGLAVKPKMGDALLFWSMRPDATLDPSSLHGGCPVIKGNKWSTTKWMHVDEYKT from the exons ATGAAAAAGTCAACAGTTGTCGATAGCAAGACTGGCAAAAGTAAAGATAGCAG GGTTCGTACAAGCTCTGGAATGTTTTTGAGGAGAGGGCAagataaaatcatcagaactaTTGAAAAAAGAATAGCAGATTACACATTCATCCCTGCAG AACATGGAGAAGGTCTACAAGTTCTGCACTATGAAGTTGGACAAAAATATGAACCTCATTATGATTACTTTCTCGATGAATTCAATACAAAAAATGGGGGTCAGCGGATAGCCACTGTTCTTATGTATTT GTCAGATGTTGAAGATGGGGGTGAGACAATTTTTCCTGCTGCAAAGGGCAATTTCAGTGCTGTACCAGGATGGAATGAGATGTCAGAATGTGCTCGGAGAGGCCTTGCCGTGAAACCAAAAATGGGTGATGCATTGCTTTTCTGGAGTATGCGCCCCGATGCCACTTTAGATCCATCAAGCTTGCATG GAGGTTGCCCTGTTATCAAAGGGAATAAGTGGTCAACTACGAAGTGGATGCATGTTGATGAGTACAAGACCTAG